One window of Lemur catta isolate mLemCat1 chromosome 3, mLemCat1.pri, whole genome shotgun sequence genomic DNA carries:
- the RAB25 gene encoding ras-related protein Rab-25 isoform X2, whose amino-acid sequence MGNGTEEDYNFVFKVVLIGESGVGKTNLLSRFTRNEFNHDSRTTIGVEFSTRTVMLGTAAVKAQIWDTAGLERYRAITSAYYRGAVGALLVFDLTKHQTYAVVERWLKELYDHAEATIVVMLVGNKSDLSKAREVPTEEARMFAENNGLLFLETSALDSTNVELAFETVLKGK is encoded by the exons TGGTGCTGATTGGCGAGTCAGGCGTGGGGAAGACCAACCTGCTATCGCGATTCACGCGCAATGAGTTCAACCACGACAGCCGCACCACCATCGGGGTTGAGTTCTCCACCCGCACTGTGATGCTGGGCACCGCTGCTGTCAAGGCTCAGATCTGGGACACGGCCGGCCTGGAGCGGTACCGAGCCATCACCTCAGC gtACTATCGTGGTGCAGTGGGGGCTCTCCTGGTATTTGACCTAACCAAGCACCAGACCTATGCAGTGGTGGAGCGCTGGCTGAAGGAGCTCTATGACCATGCCGAAGCCACTATTGTCGTCATGCTTGTGGGTAACAAAAGTGACCTCAGCAAGGCCCGGGAAGTGCCCACTGAGGAGGCCCGCATGTTCGCTG AAAACAATGGTCTGCTCTTCCTGGAAACCTCAGCCCTGGACTCCACCAATGTTGAGCTGGCCTTTGAGACTGTCCTCAAAG GTAAGTAG
- the RAB25 gene encoding ras-related protein Rab-25 isoform X1, which translates to MGNGTEEDYNFVFKVVLIGESGVGKTNLLSRFTRNEFNHDSRTTIGVEFSTRTVMLGTAAVKAQIWDTAGLERYRAITSAYYRGAVGALLVFDLTKHQTYAVVERWLKELYDHAEATIVVMLVGNKSDLSKAREVPTEEARMFAENNGLLFLETSALDSTNVELAFETVLKEIFAKVSKQRQNSTRSNAITLGSAQAGQEPGSGEKRACCINL; encoded by the exons TGGTGCTGATTGGCGAGTCAGGCGTGGGGAAGACCAACCTGCTATCGCGATTCACGCGCAATGAGTTCAACCACGACAGCCGCACCACCATCGGGGTTGAGTTCTCCACCCGCACTGTGATGCTGGGCACCGCTGCTGTCAAGGCTCAGATCTGGGACACGGCCGGCCTGGAGCGGTACCGAGCCATCACCTCAGC gtACTATCGTGGTGCAGTGGGGGCTCTCCTGGTATTTGACCTAACCAAGCACCAGACCTATGCAGTGGTGGAGCGCTGGCTGAAGGAGCTCTATGACCATGCCGAAGCCACTATTGTCGTCATGCTTGTGGGTAACAAAAGTGACCTCAGCAAGGCCCGGGAAGTGCCCACTGAGGAGGCCCGCATGTTCGCTG AAAACAATGGTCTGCTCTTCCTGGAAACCTCAGCCCTGGACTCCACCAATGTTGAGCTGGCCTTTGAGACTGTCCTCAAAG AGATCTTTGCAAAGGTGTCCAAGCAGAGACAGAACAGCACTCGGAGCAATGCCATCACTTTGGGCagtgcccaggctgggcaggagcCTGGCTCTGGAGAGAAGAGGGCCTGTTGCATCAACCTCTGA
- the MEX3A gene encoding RNA-binding protein MEX3A, with the protein MPSLVVSGIMERNGGFGELGCFGGSAKDRGLLEDERALQLALDQLCLLGLGEPPAPTAGEDGGGGGGGAPAQPAAPPQPAPPPPPAAPPAAQTAAPAAQTPQPPTAPKGASDAKLCALYKEAELRLKGSSNTTECVPVPTSEHVAEIVGRQGCKIKALRAKTNTYIKTPVRGEEPVFMVTGRREDVATARREIISAAEHFSMIRASRNKSGAAFGVAPALPGQVTIRVRVPYRVVGLVVGPKGATIKRIQQQTNTYIITPSRDRDPVFEITGAPGNVERAREEIETHIAVRTGKILEYNNENDFLAGSPDAALDSRYSDAWRVHPPGCKPLSTFRQNSLGCIGECGVDSGFEAPRLGEQGGDFGYGGYLFPGYGVGKQDVYYGVAETSPPLWAGQENATPTSVLFSSASSSSSSSAKARAGPPGAHRSPATSAGPELAGLPRRPPGEPLQGFSKLGGGGLRSPGGGRDCMVCFESEVTAALVPCGHNLFCMECAVRICERTDPECPVCHITATQAIRIFS; encoded by the exons ATGCCTAGTCTAGTGGTATCTGgaataatggaaagaaatgggGGCTTTGGAGAACTAGGATGTTTCGGGGGAAGCGCTAAGGACCGAGGGCTGCTGGAAGACGAGCGCGCCCTTCAGCTGGCTCTCGATCAACTCTGCCTCCTGGGTTTGGgggagccccccgcccccacgGCGGGCGAGgacgggggaggtggggggggcggCGCCCCCGCGCAGCCGGCCGCCCCCCCGCagccggccccgccgccgccgcccgcggcGCCCCCGGCCGCCCAGACGGCGGCCCCCGCGGCGCAGACGCCCCAGCCCCCCACCGCCCCCAAAGGGGCTAGCGACGCCAAGCTCTGCGCTCTGTACAAAGAGGCCGAGCTGCGCCTGAAGGGCAGCAGCAACACCACGGAGTGTGTACCCGTGCCCACCTCCGAGCACGTGGCCGAGATCGTGGGCAGGCAAG GCTGCAAGATTAAGGCTCTGAGGGCCAAGACCAACACCTACATCAAGACACCAGTGCGGGGCGAGGAGCCAGTGTTCATGGTGACAGGACGGCGAGAGGATGTGGCCACAGCCCGGCGGGAAATCATCTCAGCGGCGGAGCATTTCTCCATGATCCGTGCCTCCCGCAACAAGTCAGGCGCCGCCTTTGGTGTGGCCCCTGCTCTGCCTGGCCAGGTGACCATCCGTGTGCGGGTTCCCTACCGCGTGGTGGGGCTGGTGGTGGGCCCTAAAGGGGCTACCATCAAGCGCATCCAGCAGCAGACCAACACGTACATTATCACACCAAGCCGTGACCGCGACCCAGTGTTCGAGATCACAGGTGCCCCGGGCAACGTGGAGCGTGCGCGCGAGGAGATCGAGACACACATCGCAGTGCGCACAGGCAAGATCCTCGAGTACAACAATGAAAATGACTTCTTGGCTGGGAGCCCCGATGCCGCACTTGATAGCCGCTACTCCGACGCCTGGCGGGTGCATCCGCCAGGCTGCAAGCCCCTCTCCACCTTCCGGCAGAACAGCCTGGGCTGCATCGGCGAGTGCGGAGTGGACTCAGGCTTTGAGGCCCCACGCCTGGGCGAGCAGGGCGGGGACTTTGGCTACGGCGGGTACCTGTTTCCGGGCTATGGTGTAGGCAAGCAGGACGTGTACTACGGCGTGGCTGAGACTAGCCCCCCGCTGTGGGCGGGCCAGGAGAACGCCACGCCCACCTCGGTGCTCTTCTCctcggcctcctcctcctcctcctcttccgcTAAGGCCCGCGCTGGGCCTCCCGGCGCGCACCGCTCTCCTGCTACTTCCGCAGGGCCAGAGCTGGCAGGACTCCCAAGGCGTCCGCCGGGAGAGCCGCTCCAGGGCTTCTCTAAACTTGGTGGGGGCGGCCTGCGGAGCCCCGGCGGCGGGCGAGATTGCATGGTGTGCTTTGAGAGCGAAGTGACGGCCGCCCTCGTGCCCTGTGGACACAACCTGTTCTGCATGGAGTGTGCAGTACGCATCTGCGAGAGGACGGACCCGGAGTGTCCCGTCTGCCACATCACAGCCACGCAAGCCATCCGAATATTCTCCTAA